The DNA sequence CGCTCGAAGGGCTTTACTCGCTCAACTGTTGCGGCGCGACGTCGCGCTCATCGAAGAGAGCCTCCACACCGTGGTGCACGATTACGACAATCTCTTCGAGTTTCTGGCGACTCTGGGAGTCAATGCGCCTGACGTGATTCGCTCCGCCGCGGGCATCGCCTTGACCGCCGATATTGTTCATGGATTGGAGACGAACATTCCGGACATCCAGGGACTGCGCCGCAATATATCCCTCACCAAGCAGCGGAACGTTCCCCTGGACAACGCTCAGATCACCGTGGTCCTCCAAAAATGGACTGTGGAAAGGATGACGGAACTTCATGAATCGCCGTCGAATCCCGCCGCCATCGAACGGCTCAACGACATCCTCGCGTTTTTTTTGGGCGAACTTGCGTGGAACATAGACCTGTACGAGATTCAGAATCTCTACTTTGCTGCCCAGAATAAACTGCGGATACAGACCTCTCTTCAGTCACCTTCCCTTTCGCCCGACGTTCGTGCTTCTTTTCAGAAACTGGGCAAAACCCTCCGGTTCTCCGACTATTTCACCCGGATATAGCCCCATTTCCCGTCGCGCTCTACGGCGGCCGCTCCCTCGCTGAAGGGTCGCGCGTTGTCGTAGAGCGCCGCAATCTCCAACTTTCCTGTCAGATCGATGTAGCCCCACCGGGCATTCGTGGCAACGGGAGCGAGGCCGTCATTAAAGAAGCCCGCCCCATGAAACCGCCTCGGAATGATTTCCTTGCCGGCGGCGTTGATGTAGCCCCAATCGTTTCTGTTCCAGGAACCACAAACGGGGGCCAGGGCGTTGCTAAACCTCCCTCCCTCGTCGTAGGTGGGCCGCACCACGAAACGGCCAGATCGATCAATGTACCCGATCTTTCCCTCCAGTTCCACCGGAGCTAAGTAATTCTCTGCCTTGCCCGCCCGACTGAAAGCTCCGGCTCGGACAAAACGCGGCTCAATCAGCATACGGCCCCGGATGTCAATGTAGCCCCACAACCCGTCCTTTTTGACGGGAGCCATACCGCCGGAAAAATCTCCCGCGCCCTCATAGCTGGAGGGAATGGCGAATCTCCCATTGGGGTCGATGAACCCCCACTGTCCGTTGGTTTGGACAGCGGACAGTCCCTCAGAAAAAGAAGACGCCTGCTCGAAAGTTTTCCCATCGAAAACGGGGTTCCCTCGAACATCGATAAAACGGTCGCCCACGAAAGCGACTCCTTCGGAAAAAGGCCCCACGTCGGGAACACGATACTCGAAGGAAACGGCAACTCGCCCCGTGAGATCAATGTAGCCCCACTGGTCATTTGACTTCACGGCGGCTAGTCCTTCGCTGAATTCCCTGGCGTCGGCGTATTCAAAATCAACAAAAATACGGACCTCTCGCGCCTCCGCGCCTCCCAAGAAGTCACTTGCCAAAAACACCAAAAACGCCAACGCGGCCACACCTACTATACGGTACCTCGATTTTTCTCGACCCATCGCCTTCTCTCCTTTCTATAATAATATAGGCTCTATATATAGGCGACGCCGCGAGCGACGAGCCGCACTGTGCCTGTGATCGACAGAAGCGAAAAGGTCTCGTCTTTCCACCGCGCCTCCACCTCTAGAATCCCACCCGGCTGCGATACCTGAGAGATAAGGTTGCCCCGGCCCTTCGCCGCTAGATACGCCCCTACGGCAGCCGAGCCACTACCGCAACCTCGCTCCCACACCAGGCTTACTCCCGCTCCTGAGAGCGGTTTGACACTGACCAGCGGATCGATGCGACAGGCTTCCTCATCAAATAAAATAATCCCAAAGGCATCCGCGCAGATTCGCATTCCCCACTCCTGAACGACACTCTCAGCCATTGTTCGCGGGTCGAGTCCAAATCTGGCGACGGGCACGATAACATGAGTGATGCCAGGCAGGACGACGGCGGTGAAGTTTT is a window from the Synergistaceae bacterium genome containing:
- a CDS encoding WG repeat-containing protein, which translates into the protein MGREKSRYRIVGVAALAFLVFLASDFLGGAEAREVRIFVDFEYADAREFSEGLAAVKSNDQWGYIDLTGRVAVSFEYRVPDVGPFSEGVAFVGDRFIDVRGNPVFDGKTFEQASSFSEGLSAVQTNGQWGFIDPNGRFAIPSSYEGAGDFSGGMAPVKKDGLWGYIDIRGRMLIEPRFVRAGAFSRAGKAENYLAPVELEGKIGYIDRSGRFVVRPTYDEGGRFSNALAPVCGSWNRNDWGYINAAGKEIIPRRFHGAGFFNDGLAPVATNARWGYIDLTGKLEIAALYDNARPFSEGAAAVERDGKWGYIRVK